A genomic stretch from Chryseobacterium sp. SNU WT5 includes:
- a CDS encoding TonB-dependent receptor plug domain-containing protein, which translates to MKRAMLSRKLLMPLSVILLYGGLDAQVITSTKEKTSLLNDSISTTNIEGVVITALGISKKKDNIGYATQEISTKQFESLTTPNISNLFAGQVSGLNVSNPPGMQQKPIFTLRGNTNLIIVLDGVIVNHEVYQNLDPNNIDNINVLKGAPASALYGSRGRYGAILITTKSAKKKGFSVDFSQNLMISAGFTNLPETQHEYGNGSHGEYEFWDGADGGVNDGDMIWGPKFIPGRKVAQWNSPIRNKVTGETIDWYGAVTGTAYDDRSKFERVPIDWKSHNNLDNFLKPALIFNNNFAISYKTPANEYRLSGNYMKYDDRIPEAYLQRSGLTFSTVNKITPRLTFDSKLNYNNTYTPNVPNYDYNPSGHMYTILIWMGDDVNGNDLKNHMWVPGREGIKQANYNYAWYNNPWFGAKYFKNKNNTDIINSQAGLQYIFNNKLSVRGKASVVQNHNMQEILSPKSYFNYSAPREGGYQKNDYKQVDLNYDILATYKEQLGENVDITANIGGSGFYRKTKVENSSTDGLKMPQVYTLENSIGDVKKYNYLTEKLIYSTYASLDVGLYKALFLNLSGRNDWSSTLPKQNRSYFYPSASLSAVLSKFINLPESVDLLKLSASWAKVSYDFEPYSIRNYYLNNGGTTFNGLPMYYYPSTLNFENSISPEQTRSYELGLTVGMFKNRFTFEATYFNTKDYDNILQFPVAQSSGYVNQYVNGNDYTNKGLELTLGLTPFKNGDFQWRTLINWSTFEQKLTSIYKNESTYKNIKLNERTDSYYDYAWEKTPDGQLILDATTGMPTRANNPTNLGHLNPDWTFGFTNNLKYKNLSLSVGIDGSFGGVMRSQVSEKMWWGGKHPLSTDYRDAEYANPGTYYFVPQGVNYNQTTNSYVQHTKAISFQDWAQNYPYRARVTEEEGGNFANVFDRSFVKLRSVILGYDFTPYLNPSWMIKNFTVNVSGYNLFMWKRSKNLYSDPDYKIGGSGVGTGNSSASGNDIQDPSSRWIGLGFSAKF; encoded by the coding sequence ATGAAACGTGCTATGTTAAGCAGGAAACTATTAATGCCCCTTAGTGTCATCCTTTTATATGGGGGATTAGATGCGCAAGTAATTACCTCAACCAAAGAAAAGACCTCGCTCCTGAATGATTCAATCAGTACCACAAACATTGAAGGAGTGGTTATTACGGCCTTAGGAATTTCAAAAAAGAAGGATAATATTGGTTATGCAACGCAGGAAATCAGTACAAAACAATTTGAAAGTCTTACGACTCCGAATATATCGAACCTATTTGCTGGTCAAGTATCAGGATTAAATGTATCTAATCCACCGGGCATGCAGCAAAAGCCCATATTTACGCTTCGTGGAAATACTAATCTGATCATTGTTCTGGATGGTGTAATTGTAAACCATGAAGTTTATCAAAACTTGGATCCTAATAATATAGACAACATCAATGTTCTAAAAGGAGCTCCAGCATCAGCTCTTTATGGTTCACGAGGTCGCTACGGTGCAATTCTCATCACCACTAAAAGCGCAAAGAAGAAAGGCTTCAGTGTAGATTTTTCTCAAAACTTAATGATAAGTGCTGGCTTCACGAATTTACCTGAAACTCAACACGAATACGGAAATGGATCTCATGGTGAATATGAATTCTGGGACGGTGCAGATGGAGGCGTAAATGATGGAGACATGATTTGGGGTCCGAAATTTATTCCTGGTCGTAAGGTTGCTCAATGGAATAGTCCAATAAGAAATAAAGTTACCGGTGAAACTATTGATTGGTACGGTGCAGTGACAGGAACAGCTTATGATGACCGCTCAAAATTTGAAAGAGTTCCTATTGATTGGAAATCTCATAATAATTTAGATAATTTTCTTAAACCTGCTTTAATTTTTAATAATAATTTCGCAATCTCCTATAAAACTCCAGCCAACGAATACCGACTCTCTGGAAATTATATGAAATATGACGATAGAATTCCCGAAGCCTATTTACAAAGATCCGGACTTACATTTTCTACCGTTAATAAGATTACTCCCAGATTAACTTTTGACAGTAAACTTAACTACAATAATACCTACACTCCTAATGTTCCCAATTATGATTATAATCCAAGTGGGCACATGTATACCATTCTTATCTGGATGGGCGATGATGTAAATGGCAACGATCTGAAAAACCACATGTGGGTTCCCGGTCGAGAAGGGATTAAACAGGCCAATTATAATTATGCGTGGTACAATAATCCTTGGTTTGGAGCAAAATATTTTAAAAATAAAAATAACACCGATATTATAAACTCTCAAGCGGGTTTACAATATATCTTCAATAATAAATTGAGCGTTAGAGGAAAAGCTTCTGTGGTGCAAAACCATAATATGCAGGAAATATTAAGTCCAAAATCCTATTTTAATTACAGTGCTCCGCGTGAGGGAGGCTATCAAAAAAATGACTACAAGCAGGTTGATCTTAACTATGATATTTTAGCAACTTATAAAGAACAGCTCGGTGAAAACGTTGATATTACTGCCAATATTGGAGGTTCTGGTTTTTATAGAAAAACAAAAGTGGAGAATTCGTCGACTGACGGCTTAAAAATGCCACAGGTTTATACCCTGGAAAACTCAATTGGAGATGTAAAGAAATATAACTATTTAACTGAAAAATTAATATACAGTACCTATGCTTCCTTAGATGTTGGTCTTTATAAAGCACTTTTCCTAAATCTATCAGGAAGAAATGACTGGTCCTCTACACTTCCGAAACAAAACAGATCCTACTTTTATCCGTCTGCTTCCCTAAGTGCCGTATTATCCAAATTTATTAATCTTCCGGAATCTGTTGATTTACTGAAATTGTCAGCTTCTTGGGCAAAGGTATCTTATGATTTTGAACCTTATTCAATCAGAAATTATTATTTAAATAATGGAGGCACCACTTTTAACGGTTTGCCAATGTACTATTATCCTAGCACTCTGAATTTTGAAAACTCCATTTCTCCTGAACAAACCCGTTCCTATGAGTTGGGATTAACCGTGGGTATGTTCAAGAACAGATTCACCTTTGAAGCTACTTATTTTAATACTAAAGATTACGATAATATTCTACAATTCCCGGTGGCTCAATCTTCGGGATATGTAAATCAGTACGTCAACGGAAATGATTACACAAATAAAGGACTAGAGCTTACTTTGGGTCTGACTCCTTTTAAAAATGGAGATTTTCAATGGCGCACTCTTATTAACTGGAGTACTTTCGAACAAAAATTGACTTCTATTTATAAGAATGAGAGTACTTACAAGAACATTAAGCTGAACGAACGCACGGATAGCTATTATGATTATGCCTGGGAGAAAACTCCCGACGGTCAACTCATTTTGGATGCGACTACCGGTATGCCGACTCGTGCAAATAACCCGACGAATCTGGGACATCTAAATCCCGATTGGACTTTTGGGTTTACCAATAATTTAAAATATAAAAACCTATCCTTAAGTGTTGGTATCGATGGGAGCTTTGGTGGCGTGATGAGATCTCAAGTTTCAGAAAAAATGTGGTGGGGTGGTAAGCACCCGCTTTCTACAGATTACAGAGATGCAGAATATGCAAATCCAGGTACCTATTATTTTGTACCACAAGGAGTGAATTATAATCAGACTACAAACTCGTACGTTCAACATACCAAAGCAATCAGTTTTCAGGATTGGGCACAAAATTATCCTTACAGAGCCAGAGTTACAGAAGAAGAGGGTGGTAATTTTGCTAATGTTTTCGACCGCTCCTTCGTAAAATTACGCTCCGTTATTCTTGGGTATGATTTTACCCCTTATCTAAATCCTTCCTGGATGATCAAGAATTTTACCGTGAATGTGTCCGGCTATAACCTATTTATGTGGAAGAGATCCAAAAATCTATATTCAGATCCGGATTATAAAATCGGTGGGTCTGGCGTAGGAACTGGTAATAGTTCTGCATCCGGAAACGATATACAAGATCCGTCCAGCCGTTGGATAGGATTGGGTTTTAGCGCTAAATTTTAA
- a CDS encoding SusD/RagB family nutrient-binding outer membrane lipoprotein, with amino-acid sequence MKTIFKYILLSGTLFLTSCESDLTSINVNPNDLVSVDAKHLFTYVSKDIFQVDGDNHFASRMMIAIDGENSYQYYKWNDASFSDYSSTLLNVSKMMVEAEKVGNKNYVAIGKFYRAVIFYKLTLKFGDIPYSEALMGESNITKPKYDKQEDVFAGILNELKESNDLINATEKIEGDIIYQGDSQKWKRLINSYRLKVLMTLSKKSTVNGLNIASEFSNIATTQPLMESIADNGQLRFFDAADSRYSTFNDSGYGSSLYIANYFVNLFKDRKDPRLFTFAEQTSGAKEAGKAITDFSSYNGGNPVSPYSDNAALVTAKNISKINTRFYLDPVNEPSNILSYSELEFILAEGSVRNWINSASAKSHYEKGIAASFDFYRRYVKNAEAYFAGFNIANYLQSDVVKFNDGDSVQDKMKLILGQKYMTMFHQSQWTSYYDYLRTQYPALPLPAGMSHPPYRFRYPMPEYNYNSENLNAALQRQFNGKDDINEMPWWLQ; translated from the coding sequence ATGAAAACAATATTTAAATATATCCTGTTATCAGGAACGTTATTTTTAACTTCTTGTGAATCTGATCTTACCTCGATCAATGTGAATCCAAACGATTTGGTGTCAGTAGACGCTAAACACCTTTTTACGTATGTTTCTAAGGATATCTTTCAGGTAGATGGCGATAACCATTTCGCATCTCGAATGATGATTGCCATCGATGGTGAAAACTCTTACCAGTATTATAAATGGAATGATGCTTCTTTTTCAGATTACAGCTCTACGTTACTCAACGTTAGTAAAATGATGGTGGAAGCGGAAAAGGTTGGGAATAAAAATTACGTTGCGATTGGCAAGTTCTATCGAGCTGTAATTTTCTACAAATTAACCCTTAAATTTGGAGATATTCCTTATTCAGAAGCATTGATGGGAGAAAGTAATATTACTAAACCAAAATATGACAAACAGGAAGATGTTTTTGCTGGAATTCTCAATGAACTGAAAGAATCCAATGATTTAATAAATGCCACTGAAAAAATAGAAGGGGACATTATTTATCAGGGAGATTCACAAAAGTGGAAGAGACTTATCAATTCTTATCGATTGAAAGTACTCATGACTTTGTCTAAAAAGAGTACTGTAAATGGACTTAATATCGCATCTGAATTTTCAAACATTGCTACAACCCAACCTTTAATGGAATCAATTGCAGATAATGGACAATTGAGGTTTTTCGATGCCGCAGATAGCAGGTACAGTACCTTTAATGACAGTGGCTATGGATCCAGTCTTTATATTGCAAATTACTTTGTAAACCTTTTCAAAGATCGAAAAGACCCTCGCTTATTTACTTTTGCAGAGCAGACCTCGGGCGCAAAAGAAGCTGGGAAAGCAATCACCGATTTTTCTTCCTACAATGGTGGTAATCCTGTCTCTCCTTATTCTGATAATGCCGCTTTGGTTACTGCAAAGAACATCTCAAAAATTAATACTAGATTTTATCTGGACCCCGTAAATGAACCTTCTAATATCTTAAGTTATTCAGAACTTGAATTTATTTTAGCGGAAGGATCGGTAAGAAATTGGATCAATTCTGCTTCAGCAAAAAGCCATTATGAAAAAGGAATCGCAGCCAGTTTTGATTTTTATCGCAGGTATGTGAAAAATGCAGAAGCCTATTTTGCCGGTTTTAATATTGCTAATTATTTACAAAGTGATGTTGTGAAATTTAATGATGGCGACAGTGTACAAGATAAAATGAAGTTGATATTGGGACAAAAATACATGACCATGTTTCATCAATCTCAGTGGACTTCCTACTATGACTATCTACGGACTCAATATCCCGCATTGCCACTTCCTGCTGGAATGTCGCATCCTCCATACCGTTTCAGATATCCGATGCCGGAATACAACTACAATTCAGAAAACTTAAACGCGGCGTTGCAACGACAGTTCAATGGCAAAGATGATATTAACGAAATGCCTTGGTGGTTACAATAA
- a CDS encoding DUF3853 family protein translates to MEDYNRPIWQLTIGEFVEILDARKQESSENPTQEKVFNEKYVYGLSGLARILGCSKNHAGKLKSKGIFDEAIIQNGRKIIIDSEKALELFKDNS, encoded by the coding sequence ATGGAAGATTATAATAGACCAATTTGGCAATTGACCATAGGTGAATTTGTGGAAATTTTAGATGCCAGAAAACAAGAATCATCAGAAAACCCCACACAAGAAAAGGTATTTAATGAAAAGTATGTTTACGGTCTTTCTGGATTAGCAAGAATATTGGGATGCTCTAAAAATCATGCAGGAAAATTGAAAAGTAAGGGAATTTTTGATGAAGCCATCATTCAAAATGGGAGAAAAATTATCATTGATTCGGAAAAAGCATTAGAACTTTTTAAAGATAACAGCTGA
- a CDS encoding site-specific integrase has product MNIKYHAQFLLDREKDNPTAKLRYRIKWDGNIVAFNLGYRVEIQKWSKETQRCKANTTHGDKKIFASIINRKIQEFESACQRTFQKFEVDVMSPCSKQFRESFNCEVGRTSKTEIVEEKSFFDVFDLFTQEESRNSYWKDKTLMKMNTLKNKLTEFNPNLKFDNLDEEGYNKFQHFLESKNHKNSTILKEFKSLKWFLKWAKRKGYQTNSYFELFQPKLKNIPKKVIFLSQDELKRFREYVIPENKKHLEKIRDVFLFQCFTGLRYSDVFNLRKSDVKEKHIEINSIKTSDNLTIDLNAHSREILLKYKDEDFVQNRALPVISNQKMNDYLKELAELVEIDEPITQTYYMGKKRIDEVLPKYSLLGTHCGRRTFICNALSLGIPPQVVMKWTGHSDYSAMKPYIDIADEIKATAMEKFDLII; this is encoded by the coding sequence ATGAATATAAAGTATCACGCTCAATTTCTTCTTGACAGGGAAAAAGACAATCCTACTGCAAAACTGCGATATCGCATTAAGTGGGATGGCAATATTGTGGCTTTCAATTTGGGATATAGAGTAGAAATACAAAAATGGAGCAAGGAAACACAACGCTGTAAGGCCAATACAACTCACGGCGATAAGAAAATTTTCGCAAGCATTATCAACAGGAAAATTCAAGAATTTGAATCGGCTTGTCAAAGAACTTTTCAAAAATTTGAAGTTGATGTAATGTCTCCATGCTCAAAACAATTCCGTGAATCTTTTAATTGCGAAGTTGGGAGAACTTCGAAAACTGAAATTGTAGAAGAAAAGTCTTTTTTTGATGTTTTTGACCTATTTACTCAAGAAGAATCAAGAAACTCATATTGGAAAGATAAAACCTTGATGAAGATGAATACGCTAAAAAACAAGTTAACAGAATTTAATCCCAATTTAAAATTTGACAACTTGGATGAGGAGGGCTATAACAAGTTCCAACATTTTTTGGAATCAAAAAATCATAAAAACTCTACTATTCTGAAAGAGTTTAAGTCTTTAAAGTGGTTTTTAAAATGGGCAAAAAGAAAAGGATATCAAACAAATTCCTATTTCGAACTATTTCAACCAAAACTAAAGAACATTCCGAAAAAAGTTATTTTTCTTTCACAGGATGAATTGAAGAGATTTCGTGAATATGTAATTCCCGAAAACAAAAAACATCTTGAAAAAATTCGGGACGTTTTCTTATTTCAATGCTTTACCGGTCTGCGATATTCTGATGTTTTTAATTTACGGAAATCGGACGTCAAAGAAAAACACATTGAAATAAATTCTATAAAAACATCTGATAATCTCACAATCGACCTTAATGCGCATAGTCGTGAAATTTTGTTAAAATACAAAGATGAAGATTTTGTGCAAAATAGAGCTTTACCCGTTATTAGCAATCAAAAAATGAATGACTACCTAAAGGAGTTGGCAGAGTTAGTAGAAATTGATGAACCTATTACGCAGACTTATTATATGGGAAAAAAAAGAATTGACGAAGTGTTACCGAAATATTCTTTACTTGGAACTCACTGCGGTAGAAGAACATTTATTTGCAATGCATTATCACTTGGGATTCCTCCGCAAGTAGTAATGAAGTGGACTGGACATAGTGATTACAGCGCCATGAAACCCTATATAGATATTGCTGATGAAATAAAAGCAACCGCAATGGAGAAATTTGATTTAATAATTTAA
- a CDS encoding DUF3853 family protein, with protein sequence MENITPQTPLCNLTVKEFLEISKNLNSENMYEYGLKGLAKILGCSISKASKIKSSGILDEAIIQKGNIIIIDKKKAIELFASS encoded by the coding sequence ATGGAAAACATAACCCCACAAACACCTCTTTGCAATCTGACCGTAAAAGAATTTTTAGAGATATCTAAAAATTTAAATTCTGAAAATATGTATGAATACGGTTTAAAAGGTTTGGCAAAAATTCTGGGCTGTTCCATTTCAAAAGCATCCAAGATTAAATCTTCAGGAATTTTGGATGAAGCCATCATTCAGAAAGGAAACATCATCATCATCGACAAGAAAAAGGCTATAGAACTTTTTGCAAGCAGTTAG
- a CDS encoding Eco57I restriction-modification methylase domain-containing protein — translation MENTVFYKNEQDGSYDFDFHPDILNKIKRISPDAVYVFNNQPLLLFFDLTNSDDLNKESEIHKKVWSFDNSPIVFILKDKDISIYNALNYIKNKDGRGGYLQEVEISDEERDEKFSFWSLQSGETWAWFQDEYLSKKNENQTRVNQRLFQNIKDVRNYLTDKTKSNFLDEKSANSLILRLIFIRYLIDRGIKIDEAYISGESLNEKRKNFILLISEPEKLNQLFERLNDNFNGVLFKETDIKLNQIQANYLADVFKGELEQQGSLFEGSFFEIFDFSIIPVEVISGIYESLIDDETKDLDSAVYTPSFLVDYILSDTVDKYLNQNNVSECKIFEVAVGSGIFLVQSLRRMIEKEIELNGDSNKNEFSNKIREIAKNNLFGIDINEEALKVTCFSIYIALLDYQQPKDIDKYPFPNLLGTNLFKANFFDKSHDFNKVIKNNPPKFILGNPPWKSKKEDVVHVKWLKDNKKTVGRFEIAQSFLLRAKDFMSDETQSALIVTSTIFYNVSQKTKGFKKDFLTTFCVEKFFDLSPVRRLIFEKKNSPASIVYFRLSKDNDCQKNIINHQSVKFNRFIKYFKMLVIERFDQKALPQKYFLENDWMFKVALYGSYLDFNFLKVLPQKNIGSIINNNTIYKGAGIERGKDPNFFPELIGMKILENSQIEQGYTNTKNYKSLNKEDVYLSRGRDKNIFLGNKVLFKEQALNESEPLISFSSEDFVFRKGVFSISSKTENIILLLYSLLKSDLSQYFLFLISGAWGVATRPAIRFDEELLRMPLLDFDKSVLEKLVNNAKSIIEYYATFYDKFNLGKPSVNHFLLQKNNQIINDSYGVKDYEKDLIDYALNVSRYQFQQSKQHLVTNFNDSDHRNQKQVLEKYADVYIKEFEEIYYDEFVKVEIFTMRHFIAMNFIITDKKPKEKISYPKNTDEKDVLEKLANNLTIERITDTSDPSKNLYIQKDIKGFESDSFYIIKPNEYKCWHRAMAWYDVAEFKQAIQEAELKRLNNISAND, via the coding sequence TTGGAAAATACTGTTTTTTATAAAAATGAACAGGATGGCTCTTATGATTTTGATTTTCATCCGGATATCCTAAATAAAATTAAAAGAATTTCTCCCGATGCAGTCTATGTATTCAATAACCAACCTTTATTACTGTTTTTTGATTTAACCAATTCTGATGATTTAAATAAAGAATCTGAGATACATAAAAAAGTTTGGTCTTTTGATAATTCCCCAATCGTTTTTATATTAAAAGACAAAGATATTTCTATCTATAATGCTTTAAATTATATCAAAAATAAAGATGGTAGAGGCGGTTATCTCCAAGAGGTTGAAATATCTGATGAAGAAAGAGACGAGAAATTTTCTTTTTGGAGTTTGCAGTCGGGGGAAACTTGGGCTTGGTTTCAAGATGAATACTTGTCTAAAAAAAACGAAAACCAAACACGGGTTAATCAGAGACTATTTCAAAACATTAAAGATGTACGAAATTATTTAACTGATAAAACAAAATCAAATTTTCTTGATGAGAAATCTGCCAATTCTTTGATTCTAAGATTAATTTTTATTCGATATTTAATTGATAGAGGTATCAAGATTGATGAGGCGTATATTTCAGGCGAATCACTTAATGAAAAAAGAAAAAACTTTATTCTTTTAATTTCAGAACCTGAAAAACTCAATCAATTATTTGAAAGACTTAATGATAATTTCAATGGTGTTCTTTTCAAAGAGACAGATATAAAGTTAAATCAAATTCAAGCAAATTATTTAGCTGATGTTTTTAAAGGAGAGCTTGAGCAACAAGGCTCTTTATTTGAAGGCTCTTTCTTTGAGATTTTTGATTTTTCAATTATTCCTGTTGAAGTAATATCGGGTATTTATGAATCTTTGATTGATGATGAGACTAAAGATTTAGATTCAGCAGTTTATACTCCGTCTTTTTTAGTTGATTATATTTTATCAGATACTGTTGATAAATATCTGAATCAAAATAATGTTTCAGAATGTAAAATTTTTGAGGTTGCAGTTGGCTCGGGAATATTCTTAGTTCAATCTTTGAGAAGAATGATTGAAAAAGAAATTGAACTTAATGGAGATTCAAATAAAAATGAATTTAGTAACAAAATTAGAGAAATTGCTAAAAATAATCTGTTTGGAATTGATATAAATGAAGAGGCTCTAAAAGTTACTTGTTTCTCAATTTATATAGCATTATTGGATTATCAACAGCCAAAAGACATTGATAAGTATCCATTCCCTAATCTTTTAGGGACTAATCTTTTCAAAGCTAATTTCTTTGATAAGTCACATGATTTTAATAAAGTAATAAAAAATAATCCACCAAAATTTATATTGGGGAATCCACCATGGAAAAGCAAAAAAGAAGATGTAGTTCATGTTAAATGGTTAAAGGACAATAAAAAAACAGTTGGCAGATTTGAAATTGCTCAGTCATTTCTTTTGAGAGCTAAAGATTTTATGAGTGATGAAACACAATCGGCACTCATTGTTACTAGTACAATTTTCTATAATGTTTCACAAAAAACTAAAGGATTTAAAAAGGATTTCTTAACTACATTTTGTGTAGAAAAGTTTTTTGATTTATCCCCAGTAAGAAGATTAATTTTTGAGAAGAAAAATAGTCCTGCTAGTATCGTTTATTTTAGACTATCAAAAGATAATGATTGCCAAAAGAATATAATTAATCATCAATCAGTTAAATTTAATCGTTTTATCAAATATTTCAAAATGTTAGTTATTGAAAGGTTTGATCAAAAAGCGTTACCACAGAAATATTTTTTAGAAAATGATTGGATGTTTAAGGTTGCCTTATATGGAAGTTATTTGGATTTTAATTTCTTGAAAGTATTACCTCAAAAAAATATTGGGTCAATTATCAATAATAACACTATCTATAAAGGGGCTGGTATAGAAAGAGGGAAAGATCCGAATTTTTTTCCAGAATTAATTGGAATGAAAATTTTAGAAAACTCTCAGATTGAACAGGGCTACACTAATACCAAAAATTACAAATCTCTAAATAAAGAAGACGTTTATTTGTCGAGGGGGAGAGATAAAAATATTTTTTTGGGCAATAAAGTTTTATTTAAAGAACAGGCTCTTAATGAATCAGAACCACTAATTTCTTTTTCAAGTGAGGATTTTGTTTTTAGAAAAGGGGTGTTTTCTATCTCTTCAAAAACTGAAAATATTATATTATTATTATATTCTTTACTTAAATCTGATTTAAGTCAATACTTTCTTTTTCTAATTTCTGGTGCCTGGGGAGTAGCAACTAGACCCGCTATAAGATTTGATGAAGAATTACTAAGGATGCCATTGCTTGATTTTGATAAATCAGTATTAGAAAAATTGGTTAATAATGCTAAATCAATTATTGAATATTATGCCACTTTTTATGACAAATTTAATCTTGGAAAGCCTTCTGTAAATCATTTTTTGCTCCAAAAAAATAATCAAATAATTAATGACTCTTATGGTGTCAAAGACTACGAGAAGGATTTAATTGATTATGCTTTAAATGTCTCTCGTTATCAGTTTCAACAAAGCAAACAGCATCTTGTTACTAATTTTAATGATTCTGACCACCGTAACCAAAAACAAGTTTTAGAGAAATATGCCGATGTTTACATAAAAGAATTTGAGGAAATATATTATGATGAGTTTGTAAAAGTTGAGATTTTTACAATGAGACATTTCATTGCAATGAATTTCATTATTACAGACAAAAAGCCAAAAGAAAAAATATCATATCCTAAAAATACTGATGAAAAAGATGTTTTGGAGAAACTGGCAAATAATTTGACTATTGAAAGAATAACAGATACCAGCGACCCATCAAAAAATCTATATATTCAAAAGGATATAAAAGGATTTGAAAGTGATTCTTTTTATATTATAAAGCCAAATGAATATAAATGTTGGCATCGTGCAATGGCATGGTATGATGTTGCAGAATTTAAGCAGGCTATTCAAGAAGCAGAATTAAAACGTCTTAATAACATTTCTGCCAATGATTAG